A genomic window from Lentibacter algarum includes:
- a CDS encoding aminotransferase, with protein sequence MTQPRTATTFPPPVQEARRWLDGVVFPPERLLINVSQAAPTAPPPAPMREAMAEAILTEPEAHLYGPTLGLPALRAEVAEQWRAAYHGEIAEAEVAITSGCNQAFAAAIATLCAEGDEVILPTPWYFNHKMWLDMSGVRTVALPAGSGLLPDPDAARALITPRTRAIALVTPNNPAGVEYPAELVGAFYDLAQEHGLALIVDETYRDFDSRTGAPHDLFSRHGWQDTLIQLYSFSKAYRLTGHRVGAIIASKARLGEVEKFLDTVTICPNQLGQRGALWGMQNLSQWLAGERAEILARRAAIEAEFPRLEAQGWHLLGLGAYFAYMAHPFELASDALAQELVRQQSILCLPGTMFRPKGDASGAQELRIAFANVDAAGVKTLFDRLEKTRA encoded by the coding sequence ATGACACAGCCACGCACCGCAACAACTTTCCCACCCCCCGTGCAGGAAGCACGACGCTGGCTAGATGGCGTGGTGTTTCCGCCCGAGCGGCTGCTGATCAACGTCAGCCAAGCAGCCCCAACCGCGCCCCCGCCCGCGCCTATGCGTGAAGCGATGGCAGAAGCGATCCTCACTGAGCCTGAAGCGCACCTCTATGGCCCCACGCTCGGCTTGCCAGCCCTGCGCGCCGAAGTCGCCGAGCAGTGGCGCGCGGCATACCATGGCGAAATAGCCGAAGCAGAGGTTGCAATCACATCAGGCTGCAATCAGGCCTTTGCCGCCGCCATAGCCACACTCTGCGCCGAAGGCGACGAGGTGATCCTGCCAACGCCGTGGTATTTCAATCACAAGATGTGGCTCGATATGTCAGGCGTGCGCACAGTGGCCCTGCCCGCTGGCTCAGGCCTTTTGCCTGATCCAGACGCGGCACGCGCTCTGATCACGCCGCGCACCCGCGCAATTGCACTCGTCACGCCAAACAATCCTGCTGGCGTGGAATATCCCGCAGAGCTTGTCGGTGCATTCTATGATCTGGCCCAAGAGCACGGCCTCGCTCTGATTGTCGATGAAACCTACCGTGACTTTGACAGTCGCACAGGCGCGCCGCATGACCTGTTCTCGCGGCACGGCTGGCAGGACACACTGATCCAGCTCTATTCCTTTTCAAAAGCCTATCGCCTCACAGGCCACCGCGTCGGCGCAATTATTGCGTCCAAAGCGCGTTTGGGCGAAGTTGAGAAGTTTCTTGATACTGTCACGATCTGCCCCAACCAACTCGGTCAGCGTGGTGCCCTTTGGGGGATGCAAAACCTGAGCCAATGGCTCGCGGGTGAGCGCGCCGAAATCCTTGCGCGCCGCGCCGCCATTGAGGCAGAGTTCCCCCGCCTTGAAGCGCAGGGATGGCATCTTCTCGGCCTTGGTGCTTACTTTGCATATATGGCCCACCCCTTTGAGCTGGCCTCCGATGCGCTCGCCCAAGAGCTTGTACGCCAACAAAGCATCTTATGCCTCCCAGGAACGATGTTCCGCCCAAAGGGTGACGCATCAGGCGCGCAAGAACTACGCATTGCTTTTGCCAATGTGGATGCGGCGGGTGTCAAAACCTTGTTTGACAGGCTGGAAAAGACCCGCGCTTGA
- a CDS encoding peptidylprolyl isomerase, giving the protein MSASGKTTKTLVWILMAMLILGLGGFGITNLGGSVRTVGAVGDKEITTQSYSRALRQMLQGQSSASGNALSFAEAQAQQLDRIVLSQLVATRSLDAETAALGLSVGDERLGRQIVETDAFKGIDGQFNRDDYRFRLQQIGLTERQYEEIVREEMARGIVQTALFSNIRTTASYADTIINFIGEERDFTWAILDETMLDAPLPEATEAELVAFHSENSANYKTPFLRKITFAMLTPEQMIETVEIDETTLQQLFNERAAELNRPERRLVERLVFSAEDIAQTAADAIAAGSTSFEDVVAERGLTLNDIDMGDVSLAELNDAGDAVFAAASGDVVGPLQTDLGPALFRISGVLSAVETSFEDVADELRDEYAQSRARRLIDTERESYEDLLAAGATLEELAAETMMELGMIEWHDRAEATPAGYAAFREAANRITLDDFPEIIELDDGGLIAMRLDAEEPAAEQPLSAVRAEVIEDERRLRLLNALESKADALAAELGEGRAFTSLEVAPRVESGLTRAEFLADAPPSLLVEAFALAAQGDTAVVRGADTVALLQLDMIIAPDVADPELASTRSLLESQYENDLAQDIYNMFVTDIQSRMPITLDEAAINAVNTQF; this is encoded by the coding sequence ATGAGCGCGAGTGGTAAGACAACCAAAACTTTGGTCTGGATCCTGATGGCGATGCTCATCTTGGGCCTCGGTGGCTTCGGGATAACCAACCTTGGCGGCTCAGTGCGCACTGTTGGCGCAGTCGGAGACAAAGAGATCACCACCCAGAGCTACAGCCGTGCTCTGCGCCAGATGTTGCAGGGCCAAAGCTCGGCTTCTGGTAACGCGCTTAGCTTTGCTGAAGCCCAAGCCCAACAGCTTGATCGAATCGTGCTCTCACAGCTTGTTGCCACGCGCTCGCTGGATGCTGAAACCGCCGCTCTCGGCCTCTCTGTAGGAGACGAGCGTCTCGGCCGTCAGATTGTTGAAACAGACGCCTTCAAAGGCATCGACGGACAGTTCAACCGCGATGACTACCGTTTCAGACTTCAACAGATCGGCCTTACAGAGCGCCAGTATGAGGAGATCGTACGCGAAGAAATGGCCCGTGGAATTGTCCAAACAGCCCTCTTCAGCAATATTCGGACCACAGCCAGCTATGCTGACACAATCATCAACTTCATAGGTGAAGAGCGTGATTTTACGTGGGCGATCCTCGACGAGACCATGCTCGACGCACCCCTGCCAGAGGCCACCGAGGCGGAGCTTGTCGCTTTCCACAGCGAAAACTCAGCGAATTACAAAACACCTTTCTTGCGCAAAATTACGTTCGCGATGCTCACGCCAGAGCAAATGATTGAGACTGTTGAAATCGATGAAACAACACTGCAACAGCTTTTCAACGAGCGCGCCGCAGAGCTCAACCGTCCAGAGCGGCGCCTTGTCGAGCGGCTTGTCTTCTCCGCCGAAGACATCGCCCAGACCGCAGCAGATGCAATCGCGGCCGGCAGCACAAGCTTTGAAGATGTCGTAGCAGAGCGCGGCCTCACCCTTAATGACATCGACATGGGTGACGTCAGCTTGGCCGAACTTAACGACGCTGGTGATGCTGTATTTGCGGCCGCATCAGGCGATGTTGTCGGACCGCTCCAAACAGACCTTGGCCCTGCTCTCTTCCGGATCAGCGGTGTTTTGTCTGCTGTCGAAACCAGCTTTGAAGATGTGGCGGATGAGCTGCGGGACGAATATGCCCAAAGCCGAGCCCGACGCCTGATCGACACTGAACGCGAATCTTACGAAGACCTTCTTGCCGCTGGCGCAACGCTGGAAGAACTCGCCGCCGAAACCATGATGGAACTCGGGATGATCGAATGGCATGATCGGGCCGAAGCGACGCCCGCAGGCTATGCTGCCTTCCGCGAAGCCGCCAACCGGATCACACTAGATGACTTCCCCGAAATCATCGAGCTGGATGACGGCGGCCTGATAGCCATGCGCCTTGACGCTGAAGAGCCCGCTGCCGAACAGCCGCTGTCCGCGGTTCGTGCCGAGGTCATTGAAGACGAGCGCCGCCTGCGTCTTCTGAACGCTCTTGAGAGCAAAGCTGATGCACTCGCTGCTGAGCTTGGAGAAGGCCGTGCCTTTACCTCGCTTGAGGTAGCGCCGCGCGTCGAAAGCGGCCTAACACGGGCCGAGTTCCTCGCCGATGCCCCCCCCTCTCTTCTGGTTGAGGCCTTCGCACTTGCCGCTCAGGGCGATACAGCGGTTGTGCGTGGCGCAGATACCGTTGCACTCCTGCAGCTTGACATGATTATCGCCCCCGATGTCGCTGATCCCGAGCTCGCAAGTACGCGCAGCCTGCTGGAAAGCCAGTATGAGAACGACTTGGCGCAAGACATTTACAACATGTTCGTGACCGACATTCAGTCACGGATGCCCATCACACTGGATGAAGCCGCAATCAACGCGGTGAACACCCAGTTCTAA
- the trpE gene encoding anthranilate synthase component I gives MELTPSFTSFEQGFSAGQNQLVYTRLAADLDTPVSLMLKLTGAAKNAFMLESVTGGEVRGRYSIIGMKPDLVWQCHGTKSRLNRQARFDESAFEEQPGDPLANLRALLAESRIEMPEDLPAASAGLFGYLGYDMIRLVEHLPNVPEDTLGLPDAVLLRPTVTAVLDGVKGEVIVVSPAWTSDGLSARAAYAQAAERVMDAVRDLERALPQQARDLGDAQEDVEPKSNFTHEGYKAAVEKAKDYIRAGDIFQVVPSQRWAQPFRQPPFALYRSLRRTNPSPFMFYFNFGGFQVVGASPEILVRVFGNEVTIRPIAGTRPRGATPEEDKALELDLLADQKELAEHLMLLDLGRNDTARVSKVGTVRPTEEFIIERYSHVMHIVSNVVGELAPEHDALSALLSGLPAGTVSGAPKVRAMEIIDELEPEKRGVYGGGVGYFAANGDMDVCIALRTALVKDETLYIQAGGGVVYDSDPEAEYMETLHKSGAIRRAAADAARFTGNGNS, from the coding sequence GTGGAGCTGACCCCGTCTTTCACAAGTTTCGAGCAGGGCTTTTCTGCGGGCCAGAATCAGTTGGTCTACACCCGTCTCGCAGCGGATCTAGATACGCCTGTCTCCCTCATGCTCAAGCTCACAGGCGCCGCCAAGAACGCCTTTATGCTAGAGTCTGTAACAGGCGGCGAGGTGCGTGGACGCTACTCCATCATCGGGATGAAGCCAGATCTCGTCTGGCAGTGCCATGGCACTAAAAGTAGGCTAAATCGGCAAGCGCGCTTTGATGAAAGCGCCTTTGAAGAGCAGCCTGGCGATCCACTCGCCAATCTGCGCGCGCTACTCGCTGAAAGTCGTATAGAGATGCCCGAAGACCTGCCCGCCGCTTCGGCTGGCCTCTTTGGCTACCTCGGATATGATATGATCCGCCTTGTCGAGCATCTGCCAAATGTCCCCGAAGATACCCTCGGGCTGCCTGATGCCGTCCTCCTGCGCCCGACAGTTACAGCCGTTCTGGATGGCGTCAAAGGTGAGGTGATCGTCGTATCCCCCGCTTGGACCTCTGACGGTCTGTCTGCACGCGCCGCCTATGCACAGGCTGCCGAGCGCGTGATGGACGCTGTACGCGACCTTGAGCGCGCGCTTCCTCAACAAGCGCGTGATCTTGGTGACGCTCAGGAAGATGTTGAACCAAAAAGCAATTTCACCCACGAGGGCTACAAAGCCGCCGTCGAGAAGGCCAAAGACTACATTCGAGCAGGCGATATATTCCAAGTGGTGCCTTCGCAGCGCTGGGCACAGCCCTTCCGTCAGCCCCCCTTCGCGCTCTACCGTTCGCTGCGCCGCACCAACCCCTCACCCTTCATGTTCTATTTCAACTTCGGTGGGTTTCAGGTCGTCGGTGCTTCGCCCGAAATTCTTGTGCGTGTGTTTGGCAACGAGGTGACAATCCGCCCGATCGCCGGAACGCGTCCCCGCGGCGCAACCCCCGAAGAAGACAAAGCGCTTGAGCTTGACCTCCTTGCCGACCAAAAAGAGCTCGCTGAGCACCTTATGCTGCTTGATCTCGGTCGCAATGACACTGCTCGTGTCTCCAAAGTCGGCACAGTGCGCCCGACCGAAGAGTTTATCATCGAGCGCTACAGCCATGTCATGCATATTGTCTCAAACGTTGTTGGCGAGCTTGCTCCTGAACATGATGCTCTTTCAGCTTTGCTCTCGGGCCTACCCGCGGGCACAGTTTCAGGTGCGCCCAAAGTACGCGCCATGGAGATTATCGACGAACTTGAGCCCGAAAAACGGGGGGTCTATGGCGGCGGGGTCGGCTATTTCGCAGCCAACGGTGATATGGATGTCTGCATCGCCCTTCGCACCGCTCTCGTAAAGGACGAAACGCTCTACATCCAAGCAGGCGGCGGCGTGGTCTATGACAGCGACCCAGAGGCCGAGTATATGGAAACGCTGCACAAATCAGGCGCCATCCGCCGCGCTGCAGCCGATGCGGCCCGCTTTACAGGCAATGGTAATTCCTGA
- a CDS encoding pseudouridine synthase, which produces MSRLILFNKPFGVLSQFTDKGTEGSPRATLSDFIREKDVYPAGRLDRDSEGLLLLTDDGKLQAKLSNPKFKEPKTYLVQVEGTPDDAALNALAQGIVLKDGMTKPAEARRIEEPLWLWPRTPPIRVRKAIPDTWIELTLREGRNRQVRRMTAHVGHPTLRLIRVRIGSYTLEGIAQGEWTMRNV; this is translated from the coding sequence ATGAGCCGCCTCATCCTCTTCAACAAGCCCTTTGGCGTGCTCAGCCAATTCACAGACAAAGGCACCGAAGGGTCACCCCGCGCCACACTCTCAGACTTTATTCGTGAAAAAGATGTCTATCCTGCGGGTCGACTTGATCGTGACAGCGAAGGTCTTTTGCTCCTCACAGATGATGGCAAGTTGCAAGCAAAGCTCTCCAATCCAAAGTTCAAAGAACCCAAAACCTACCTCGTTCAAGTCGAAGGCACACCCGATGACGCAGCCCTCAATGCTCTGGCCCAAGGAATTGTGCTCAAAGACGGCATGACAAAGCCCGCAGAAGCTCGTCGCATCGAGGAACCGCTCTGGCTCTGGCCACGCACCCCGCCGATCCGTGTGCGTAAAGCCATTCCAGATACGTGGATCGAGCTGACCTTGCGCGAAGGCCGCAACCGTCAGGTGCGCCGAATGACCGCTCATGTTGGCCACCCTACCTTGCGCCTTATTCGCGTTCGCATTGGGTCTTATACCCTAGAGGGCATCGCCCAAGGCGAATGGACAATGCGAAACGTATAG